In the Geobacter sp. FeAm09 genome, one interval contains:
- the feoB gene encoding ferrous iron transport protein B: protein MTEQAQHPGRDAAAPPETRPLVVAVAGNPNVGKSTLINAIAGTRLQVGNWPGVTVEKKEALFEHNGRKIRLVDLPGTYSLSPYTQEEIIARDYLVKQRPDLIVNVVDATNLERNLYLTVQLLELGIPVVMALNIYDEAEGKGYRFNLHDMEMMLGIDVVPTSATRKNGLTELLDKVLDTAAHPADHAPRILNYGDDIETAVALLHDTLRREHPALFGLYPERWLLLRLMEGDERLHREINLGKDALPEEIFHHLRRAHGEDLEALMADARYSQAAGLAREVLFKKEGRRVEMTERIDRVVLNRFLGIPIFLAAMWLVFKLTFDLSKPFGDWIGDMAGGPFKHWAALLLGMVGAPDWTVSLATEGVISGVGFVLVFVPVIFMMMFFITFLEGSGYMARAAFVMDRAMHAMGLHGKSFIPLLLGFGCNVPGIYATRTLENPRDKVLTALLIPLMSCGARLPVYVLFVGVFFPNNPGTVIWSLYVLGIALAIAMGVLFKRTLFRGEAPMFIMELPPYRMPSFTSLCLHTWEKGKHFLIKAGTYIFAVSIFVWFLLNLPWGVEQKKDSYLGQAGQVMAPVLSPLGFGTWQAAASLITGVIAKEIVVGTMGEIYAPKKDEQKKPEASFGEDLREIAVSFGKAAGEAASNVVSTFGVSSLSADEKEDRGPLKATIQQTFTPLSAYAFMVFVLLYMPCVVVAIAMRQEFGSWKWFGVAFVYQSALAWGMALIVYQGGRLLGWGV from the coding sequence ATGACGGAACAGGCACAGCACCCCGGCCGCGACGCCGCTGCGCCGCCGGAGACGCGCCCCCTGGTGGTGGCCGTGGCGGGCAACCCCAACGTGGGCAAGTCCACGCTGATCAACGCCATCGCCGGCACCCGGCTCCAGGTCGGCAACTGGCCCGGCGTGACCGTGGAAAAGAAGGAGGCCCTGTTCGAGCATAACGGCCGGAAGATCCGGCTGGTGGACCTGCCCGGCACCTACTCCCTCTCCCCCTACACCCAGGAGGAGATCATCGCCCGGGATTACCTGGTGAAACAGCGGCCCGACCTGATCGTCAACGTGGTGGACGCCACCAACCTGGAGCGTAACCTGTACCTGACGGTGCAGCTCCTGGAACTGGGCATCCCGGTGGTCATGGCCCTGAACATCTACGACGAGGCCGAGGGCAAGGGGTACCGCTTCAATCTCCACGATATGGAGATGATGCTGGGCATCGACGTGGTCCCCACCTCCGCCACCCGCAAAAACGGCCTGACGGAGTTGCTGGACAAGGTACTGGATACGGCCGCACACCCGGCCGACCATGCCCCGCGCATCCTCAACTACGGCGACGACATCGAGACCGCCGTGGCCCTGCTGCACGACACCCTGCGCCGGGAGCACCCGGCCCTGTTCGGCCTCTATCCGGAGCGCTGGCTGCTCCTCAGGCTCATGGAGGGGGACGAGCGCCTGCACCGGGAGATCAACCTGGGCAAGGACGCCCTGCCGGAGGAAATCTTCCACCACCTGCGCCGGGCTCACGGGGAAGACCTGGAGGCGCTCATGGCCGACGCCCGCTACTCCCAGGCCGCCGGGCTGGCCCGGGAGGTCCTCTTCAAGAAGGAGGGACGCCGGGTCGAGATGACCGAACGGATCGACCGGGTGGTGCTCAACCGCTTTCTCGGCATCCCCATCTTCCTGGCCGCCATGTGGCTGGTGTTCAAGCTGACCTTCGACCTTTCCAAACCGTTCGGGGACTGGATCGGCGACATGGCCGGCGGCCCCTTCAAGCATTGGGCGGCACTCCTTTTGGGCATGGTGGGCGCCCCCGACTGGACGGTTTCCCTGGCCACCGAAGGGGTCATCTCCGGGGTCGGCTTCGTGCTGGTGTTCGTCCCGGTCATCTTCATGATGATGTTCTTCATCACCTTCCTGGAAGGGAGCGGCTACATGGCGCGGGCCGCCTTCGTCATGGACCGGGCCATGCACGCCATGGGGCTCCACGGCAAATCGTTCATCCCGCTCCTGCTCGGCTTCGGCTGCAACGTGCCCGGCATCTACGCCACCCGGACCCTGGAGAATCCTCGCGACAAGGTGCTGACCGCCCTGTTGATCCCGCTCATGTCCTGCGGGGCGAGGCTGCCGGTCTACGTCCTCTTTGTGGGGGTCTTCTTCCCCAACAATCCGGGCACGGTGATCTGGTCCCTGTACGTGCTGGGCATCGCCCTGGCCATTGCCATGGGGGTTCTTTTCAAGCGGACCCTCTTCCGGGGCGAGGCCCCCATGTTCATCATGGAACTGCCCCCCTACCGGATGCCCTCCTTCACCAGCCTCTGCCTGCACACCTGGGAGAAGGGGAAACACTTCCTCATCAAGGCCGGTACCTACATCTTCGCCGTTTCCATCTTTGTCTGGTTCCTCCTGAACCTCCCCTGGGGGGTGGAGCAGAAGAAGGATTCCTACCTGGGACAGGCGGGACAGGTGATGGCCCCGGTCCTGAGCCCACTGGGCTTCGGCACCTGGCAGGCGGCGGCGTCCCTGATCACCGGCGTCATCGCCAAGGAGATCGTGGTCGGCACCATGGGCGAGATCTACGCGCCCAAGAAGGATGAGCAGAAAAAACCCGAGGCGAGCTTCGGGGAGGATCTGCGGGAGATCGCCGTCTCCTTCGGCAAGGCGGCCGGGGAAGCGGCCTCCAATGTGGTCTCCACCTTCGGCGTCTCCAGCCTTTCGGCTGACGAGAAGGAGGACCGGGGCCCCCTGAAGGCCACGATTCAGCAGACCTTCACCCCCCTTTCCGCCTATGCCTTCATGGTGTTCGTCCTGCTCTACATGCCGTGCGTGGTGGTGGCCATCGCCATGCGCCAGGAGTTCGGCTCGTGGAAATGGTTCGGGGTGGCTTTCGTCTACCAGAGCGCACTGGCCTGGGGCATGGCGCTGATCGTCTACCAGGGGGGACGGCTCCTGGGATGGGGGGTGTGA
- a CDS encoding FeoA family protein, which produces MHLAMMKPGQQGRIVRIGTAIGPMKRRLMDMGVLAGEPVRVEKVAPLGDPMEVTIKGYSLSLRKKEAEGIEVEVAP; this is translated from the coding sequence ATGCATCTGGCGATGATGAAACCGGGACAACAGGGGAGGATCGTGCGCATCGGGACGGCCATCGGCCCCATGAAGCGGCGGCTGATGGACATGGGGGTGCTGGCCGGCGAACCGGTCAGGGTGGAAAAGGTGGCCCCCCTGGGGGACCCGATGGAGGTGACCATCAAGGGCTACAGCCTCTCGTTGCGCAAGAAGGAGGCGGAAGGGATCGAAGTGGAGGTGGCCCCATGA
- a CDS encoding FeoA family protein, producing the protein MMPLGLMGPGERGEIVEVGQCTPECGECRCTKERKPGDVRVEDMGLRVGKQVEMLNNSGSLVLLKVDESRIAVDRGVAMKIKIRR; encoded by the coding sequence ATGATGCCATTGGGACTGATGGGCCCCGGAGAGCGGGGCGAGATCGTCGAGGTCGGGCAGTGTACGCCGGAATGTGGCGAATGCCGCTGCACCAAGGAACGCAAACCGGGGGACGTGCGGGTGGAGGACATGGGGCTCAGGGTCGGCAAGCAGGTGGAGATGCTGAACAACAGCGGCAGCCTGGTGCTGCTGAAGGTGGACGAATCACGGATTGCCGTTGATCGCGGCGTGGCCATGAAAATAAAGATACGGAGGTAG
- a CDS encoding transporter produces MPEAIITGGKNGMGEMMRRGIAAVALLGMVTLGAAQSFAGPPLVTDDTGTVEPGHAEVELNGGYAYDKESGNGIATRREAFDGEMKITTGITKDLGVSLAVPYLFSERVREDGQLAGTNDGFGDMTLELKYRFFEHEGLSLAIKPAILLPTGKYSTGLSDGRWGFGGALIATREFAEGKYLLHANLGYEHHGFRTDIQRDENRSDLWSGSLAGEAQVMKGLTLVADLGLSTAQDKATSELCSYGLVGARYEVLPFLDVDAGVKVGLTAPEDDLALLYGVVLKF; encoded by the coding sequence ATGCCTGAGGCCATCATCACAGGGGGGAAAAACGGCATGGGGGAAATGATGCGGAGGGGGATCGCAGCGGTGGCACTGCTGGGCATGGTGACTCTGGGCGCGGCCCAGTCCTTTGCCGGGCCGCCGCTCGTCACGGACGATACCGGAACCGTGGAGCCGGGCCATGCCGAAGTGGAGTTGAACGGCGGCTACGCCTACGACAAGGAGTCGGGCAACGGGATCGCCACGCGCCGCGAGGCCTTCGACGGCGAGATGAAGATCACCACCGGCATCACCAAGGATCTGGGCGTGTCCCTGGCGGTCCCCTATCTCTTCAGCGAGCGGGTCAGGGAGGATGGCCAACTGGCCGGGACCAACGACGGTTTCGGCGACATGACCCTGGAGCTGAAGTACCGCTTCTTCGAGCACGAAGGGCTGAGCCTTGCCATCAAGCCGGCCATCCTTCTGCCCACCGGCAAATACAGCACCGGGCTTTCGGACGGCAGATGGGGCTTTGGCGGTGCGCTCATCGCCACCCGGGAATTCGCGGAGGGGAAGTACCTGCTCCACGCCAACCTGGGGTATGAGCACCACGGTTTCCGCACCGACATCCAGAGGGACGAGAACCGCTCCGACCTCTGGTCCGGCTCCCTGGCCGGCGAGGCCCAAGTCATGAAGGGGCTGACGCTGGTGGCCGACCTCGGCCTGTCCACGGCCCAGGACAAAGCAACCAGCGAACTGTGCAGCTACGGCCTGGTGGGCGCCCGGTACGAGGTGCTCCCGTTCCTGGATGTGGACGCCGGCGTCAAGGTCGGGCTCACCGCGCCTGAGGACGATCTGGCCCTGCTCTACGGGGTGGTGCTCAAATTCTAG
- a CDS encoding DUF2325 domain-containing protein gives MSVVLIGGMDRLEPQYLREAEKAGVQLSVFTTAQNGIAAKLKHADAVVIFTNKVSHRAKNEAMTAARANDIPVFMHHACGVCTLRECLKCMHIINHKGGMKDA, from the coding sequence ATGGACCGCCTGGAGCCGCAGTATCTGAGGGAGGCCGAGAAAGCCGGCGTGCAGTTGAGCGTGTTCACCACCGCCCAGAACGGCATCGCCGCGAAACTGAAACATGCCGACGCCGTGGTGATCTTCACCAACAAGGTGTCCCACCGGGCCAAGAACGAGGCCATGACGGCGGCCCGCGCCAACGATATCCCGGTCTTCATGCACCACGCCTGCGGGGTCTGCACGCTCCGCGAGTGCCTGAAATGCATGCATATCATCAACCATAAAGGAGGAATGAAGGATGCCTGA